Proteins found in one Planococcus citri chromosome 2, ihPlaCitr1.1, whole genome shotgun sequence genomic segment:
- the LOC135834647 gene encoding uncharacterized protein LOC135834647: protein MVKMVQMWKQFFNGQIILRYGTTFLLWIIWVLDTAASLLFALALWCFIKNDSDREIQLTEDDTLVQFLYFYYISWSLILVLISVIGVKASHSKETQVFDEIFYHFCLHAFKETFCLLLMFFFTSPFRDIQPYLIYSALLKIGVLIFIATRANNFRNLSKNEPEKKCAPDIPLPESSSYSAVDLLRTDLISTRLWKPTIYVI, encoded by the exons ATGGTGAAAATGGTTCAGATGTGGAAGCAGTTTTTCAATGGACAGATCATTCTTCGATACGGTACGACGTTCTTGCTGTGGATTATTTGG GTGTTAGACACAGCTGCCTCTCTACTCTTTGCCTTAGCATTATggtgttttatcaaaaatgattcagATCGAGAAATACAGCTAACAGAAG ATGATACATTGGTGCAGTTTCTGTATTTTTACTATATTTCATGGAGCTTAATTCTGGTGCTAATTTCAGTGATAGGCGTAAAAGCTAGTCATTCG AAAGAAACGCAGGTATTCGACGAAATATTCTATCACTTTTGCCTACACGCTTTCAAGGAGACCTTTTGTTTACTTTTGATGTTCTTCTTTACATCGCCATTCAGGGATATCCAGCCCTACTTAATTTACTCAGCTTTACTAAAAATAG gAGTCCTGATTTTCATCGCAACACGAGCCAATAATTTTAGGAATTTATCGAAGAATGagccagaaaaaaaatgtgcacCAGATATTCCACTTCCAGAATCATCATCTTACTCTGCTGTCGATCTACTTCGTACAGATTTGATTTCGACCAGATTGTGGAAACCAACTATCTACGTGATATGA
- the LOC135834649 gene encoding uncharacterized protein LOC135834649 has product MVKVKEFCCGCSLRTGTLIIAWISLVYNCALLAFVSRSSLTLYRRWSQFEPYSRSKYFSASELPQPPSVLILVYFLFTIIPGILASLVTIWAIQKNKAKYLNFLFWYLCYMVIVSAIIGISIMIKPTWKQKFDDLVPWSLRFHNRSIDEITFYFITSLFDIALLSYFALVVKSCRDYALRNEAQDVRFVGPDVTTIGYVAA; this is encoded by the exons ATGGTTAAAGTGAAGGAGTTCTGTTGCGGATGTTCACTTCGAACTGGAACGCTTATAATAGCTTGGATTTCATTA GTGTATAATTGCGCATTGTTGGCATTTGTTTCAAGATCATCTCTCACCCTGTACCGTCGCTGGAGCCAATTTGAGCCATACAGCCGTTCCAAGTATTTTAGTGCTTCCG aaCTTCCACAACCTCCATCAGTGCTTATTCTGGTATATTTCTTGTTCACCATCATTCCTGGAATATTAGCTTCCCTTGTAACAATTTGGGCCATTCAAAAG aACAAAGCTAAATAcctaaattttcttttttggtatcTTTGCTATATGGTAATAGTTTCCGCAATTATTGGGATTTCAATAATGATAAAACCCACCTGGAAACAAAAATTCGATGACCTGGTTCCATGGAGTTTGAGGTTCCATAACAGGAGTATCGATGAAATAACGTTTTACTTCATTACGAGTCTatttgatatag CTCTACTGTCGTATTTCGCGTTGGTTGTAAAAAGCTGCCGAGATTACGCGTTACGAAATGAAGCTCAAGATGTTAGATTTGTCGGTCCTGATGTGACAACTATTGGATACGTTGCGGCATAG
- the LOC135838256 gene encoding uncharacterized protein LOC135838256 has product MRMRTLEKGFGNCSLRTSALICLAVISGFGVLSILGVVFGYGYETTLFTRILNFLFETSVTAVFIYTFCTLLKDESSMLQLKVAFFVLCVDIGITVLGLITSVFTLFIFLIFILIYQAFKCYAAWILYSYWIDLKPPVSVNA; this is encoded by the exons ATGCGAATGCGTACTTTGGAAAAAGGATTTGGCAATTGTTCGTTGCGTACGTCCGCTTTGATATGTTTGGCTGTGATTTCA ggTTTTGGTGTTCTCTCAATCCTAGGAGTAGTCTTTGGTTATGGCTATGAAACGA CACTTTTCACAAGGATACTGAATTTCCTTTTCGAAACTTCGGTGACAGCAGTGTTCATTTATACCTTCTGCACCCTGCTCAAG gATGAATCTTCTATGCTACAACTAAAGGTCGCCTTCTTTGTACTGTGTGTTGATATCGGTATCACTGTTTTGGGTTTAATTACATCGGTTTTCActttattcatatttttgattttcattcttATTTATCAGG CTTTCAAATGTTACGCTGCTTGGATCTTGTACAGTTATTGGATCGACTTGAAACCGCCTGTATCTGTCAATGCTTGA